A window from Gossypium raimondii isolate GPD5lz chromosome 7, ASM2569854v1, whole genome shotgun sequence encodes these proteins:
- the LOC105785979 gene encoding 11-beta-hydroxysteroid dehydrogenase-like 6, with translation MDLADKLMNVIVITISLLALFFLHQYRFLNSLISTARTLFKENLTGKVVLITGASSGIGEHLAYEYARRGARLALVARRKRRLQEVADVCEIIGSPESVYILGDVSNIDDCKRFIDATVNHFGQLDHLVANAGVAPVCLFEDYDDITKASPAIDINFWGSVYSSYFAQQHLKKSKGKIIVISSCAGWVFAPRTAFYNASKAALISFYETLRIEFGTRIGITIVTPGFIDTEMTEGKFLSKEGRLEVDREMRDVQVSLMPVESVEKCAKAIVESARRGDRYLTVPSWMETTILWKVFCPEIMDGWNRFMILGPGSSYRDSPSKKILHVVNEIKQLLLP, from the exons ATGGATTTGGCCGATAAGTTGATGAATGTTATCGTTATTACTATATCCCTCCTTGCACTCTTCTTCCTTCACCAATATCGTTTTCTCAACTCCCTTATCTCCACTGCCAGAACCTTATTCAAAGAAAATTTGACCGGAAAAGTTGTGCTTATTACCGGAGCATCTTCCGGCATTGGCGAG CATTTGGCATATGAGTATGCAAGGAGAGGAGCTCGATTAGCACTCGTTGCAAGGAGAAAGCGACGTCTGCAAGAAGTAGCGGATGTGTGTGAGATAATTGGGTCACCTGAAAGTGTTTACATACTTGGAGATGTCTCTAACATTGATGACTGTAAGCGGTTTATTGATGCCACTGTGAACCACTTTGGACAAT TGGATCATTTGGTCGCCAATGCTGGAGTTGCGCCGGTCTGCTTGTTTGAAGATTATGATGATATCACTAAGGCTTCACCAGCTATA GACATAAACTTCTGGGGTTCAGTATACAGCAGTTATTTTGCACAGCAACACCTAAAGAAGAGCAAAGGGAAGATAATAGTGATATCATCATGTGCTGGATGGGTATTTGCACCCAGAACTGCCTTCTACAAT GCAAGCAAAGCTGCACTGATAAGCTTTTACGAGACATTGAGGATTGAATTTGGGACTCGAATCGGAATCACAATCGTGACGCCTGGATTTATCGATACCGAGATGACCGAAGGCAAATTCCTATCAAAGGAAGGCAGATTGGAAGTTGATCGAGAAATGAGAGAT GTCCAAGTGAGTTTAATGCCAGTAGAGTCGGTAGAGAAATGTGCAAAGGCAATAGTTGAAAGCGCCAGGCGTGGGGACAGATACTTGACGGTGCCATCGTGGATGGAGACCACCATACTTTGGAAGGTCTTTTGCCCCGAGATTATGGATGGGTGGAACCGGTTCATGATACTAGGGCCTGGATCTTCTTACAGGGATTCACCTAGCAAGAAGATACTCCATGTAGTTAATGAAATCAAGCAGCTTCTTCTCCCTTGA
- the LOC105785968 gene encoding recQ-mediated genome instability protein 1, translating to MARRRLRLHRSSDEEDEEPPPPQQQLENEPPHESSAVTNQSVTVSPPNPNPDQPLQISDDDFVDVDESFTPPSPPPLAEEMAAPVTSVQSSGSPIGDFLLRMGLKLRREWLDSCVQGLESSVPRFSTLDASAKSKLCFQQFLFSDMNYSGGGILPSNVDSMHLVDLKGPFVLQVDEIVNISCPLKGRYQETPSGIKRCLKLSMTDGVQRVFGMEYRPIKDLQVLAPAGLKVAICNVHIRHGLLVLVPESLQILGGVVEDLEAARQRLVTEVNKPPRGKRTKSGVVPPLATRATLAAWPPNGVNAVEPTNNLISQNSAPLRADERGATLVSSSTVTLRTTENPTAHMGGANAVPNSSSDVALDVERMHIDSVPISRENATSNSNSSIVPDDELVHIVDVVEHPLILSGDREVPFTYLASLSAKWAAIKDKATQVQGKIKCFLTGVKGFRYKQRTTYELLCYVDDGSLISEILIDHNVVQKGIGHSPQEVTSALSSSDKQKVSGMKEIMRQFQAFLAHFEGMMLVEINKTSSLPIAKEMTQGCSASDARLLLRRLKPPPRTPEHRSSDPIEISP from the exons ATGGCGAGAAGACGACTAAGACTGCACCGCTCCTCCGATGAAGAAGACGAAGAACCACCACCACCACAACAACAACTAGAAAATGAACCTCCACATGAAAGCTCCGCCGTCACTAACCAGTCCGTGACTGTATCTCCTCCTAACCCTAACCCCGACCAACCACTTCAAATCTCCGACGACGATTTCGTCGATGTCGATGAAAGTTTCACTCCtccttctcctcctcctctGGCGGAGGAAATGGCTGCACCGGTTACATCAGTTCAAAGCTCTGGCTCTCCGATTGGGGACTTTCTTTTAAGAATGGGACTCAAATTGAGGAGAGAATGGCTGGATTCTTGCGTTCAAGGACTAGAGAGCTCGGTCCCTAGGTTTTCGACTCTCGATGCTTCTGCAAAATCGAAGCTTTGCTTTCAACAATTCTTGTTTTCTGATATGAATTATTCCGGCGGCGGTATTCTTCCGTCAAATGTTGATTCAATGCACCTTGTTGATCTCAAAGGACCCTTTGTCTTGCAG GttgatgaaattgtaaatatCAGTTGTCCGCTCAAAGGAAGGTATCAGGAGACACCTTCTGGGATCAAGAGGTGCCTTAAGTTATCCATGACAGATGGTGTTCAACGTGTGTTTGGCATGGAATACAGGCCTATTAAAGATCTTCAAGTTTTGGCTCCTGCTGGATTAAAG GTTGCTATCTGTAATGTACATATACGACATGGGCTTCTTGTGCTGGTCCCTGAAAGTTTACAAATTCTAGGGGGAGTGGTTGAGGACTTAGAAGCAGCACGACAGCGTCTTGTTACTGAAGTAAACAAGCCACCTAGGGGTAAAAG AACAAAGTCAGGAGTGGTTCCTCCTTTAGCAACTAGAGCAACTCTTGCTGCATGGCCACCAAATGGTGTTAATGCTGTTGAGCCAACTAACAatttaatatctcaaaattCAGCTCCTCTTCGGGCAGATGAAAGAG GTGCTACTTTGGTTTCATCTAGCACTGTTACTCTAAGAACTACAGAGAATCCTACTGCTCATATGGGTGGGGCGAATGCTGTGCCTAATTCTTCATCTGATGTTGCTTTGGATGTTGAGAGGATGCATATTGATAGTGTTCCCATTAGCAGAGAAAATGCTACATCAAACTCGAATTCAAGTATTGTTCCAGATGATGAGCTCGTCCATATCGTTGATGTGGTTGAACATCCTCTCATACTGTCTGGAGACCGAGAAGTACCCTTTACATACTTGGCTAGTTTGTCAGCCAAGTGGGCTGCCATTAAAGATAAAGCTACACAAGTACAGGGAAAAATTAAG TGCTTTTTGACTGGTGTCAAGGGATTCCGGTATAAGCAAAGGACAACTTACGAGCTGCTGTGTTATGTTGATGATGGCAGTCTTATCTCCGAGATCCTCATTGATCACAAT GTTGTGCAGAAAGGAATAGGTCATTCTCCCCAGGAGGTCACTTCTGCTCTTTCTTCTTCAGACAAACAAAAAGTTAGTGGTATGAAGGAGATTATGAGGCAGTTTCAGGCATTTTTAGCACATTTTGAG GGAATGATGCTTgtagaaataaacaaaacatcatCTCTTCCAATTGCCAAGGAGATGACCCAAGGCTGTTCTGCATCTGATGCACGGTTGCTTCTTAGAAGATTGAAGCCTCCTCCTCGAACACCAGAGCACCGGTCATCGGATCCCATTGAGATATCCCCTTAA